A single region of the Granulicella aggregans genome encodes:
- a CDS encoding ABC transporter permease, with product MGRLKSLRMGLRALRDRAARNREISEELQAYMDEAVDDKVRSGMSREEALRAVRAELGSVETVKHKVWSAGWEATMERLWNDLRYALRRLAKTPWLVATVVLSLGLGIAANATIFSMVSKFALAPPPVGDPKTLTTVYRTYDNGACCNSLPMPAYRDLRDQAKSFQGMAAIYELIPAAMGAPGKEPAREWGQAVTANFFDVIQLRMAQGRGFAQDEDAAQVVVLGYDLWRQHFNSDPSIVGQPVTLGGLPFTVVGVASKGFRGVDLVLDPSFWVPLGTLPRLSAGSPNPESRTTQWLRVAARLEPGVTEAQAAAEIQIIGERLAKEHPETEKGDNFKLWPPGTIGPRDSGTLHAFLAGLLVVVLLVLCIACANVANLLLEQGARRQREMAVRLALGAGRLQLLRQMLIESVLLSLGGGVCGVLLSLWATTRLSMMHPPAPVPLDFAVHVDWRVLVYAFVLSLAAGMLCGFVPAWRASRPKMPNALKGEDALARPGSKWSLRDVLVVTQVTLSVVLLCGAGLFLRSMESAAKIDTGFRSRGVLMMGVDVPQKTYTAEKTIQLLTQVRERMMSLPGVISATTTDGLPLSGGHRSDGFEAVGLPKPDQDVKSVELYMAGPQYMETMGVPILRGHELGEENPAAPKTAVVNQEFVREIMHGVEPIGRTVRSGDVNYQIVGLVKDTKARTIGEEQRPVLFRSISQAVEKDPSSDGYFFIVRYEGDAAALAAAMRNAIHAQDASLATFSTKTMEEHVREALFLPRLVSTLFGVFGIAGLLLASVGLYGVMSYSVSQRTKEIGIRMALGAKAEEVQSFVVRGGMKLAILSVLLGVPVALAGAKLSTSMLYGVQPYDVATFTVVPVLMLFVALGACWIPSRRASHVDPMVALRME from the coding sequence ATGGGCAGGCTAAAGAGTTTACGAATGGGCTTGCGTGCGTTGCGAGATCGCGCTGCCCGGAACCGCGAGATAAGTGAAGAGCTGCAAGCGTATATGGATGAAGCTGTGGACGACAAAGTCCGCAGCGGCATGAGCCGCGAGGAAGCATTGCGCGCTGTGCGCGCTGAATTGGGAAGCGTTGAGACGGTAAAGCACAAGGTATGGAGCGCAGGATGGGAAGCGACGATGGAACGTCTTTGGAACGATTTGCGATATGCATTGCGGCGGCTAGCCAAGACTCCGTGGTTAGTCGCAACGGTTGTGCTTTCGCTGGGACTGGGCATTGCAGCGAACGCAACGATCTTCTCGATGGTCAGCAAGTTCGCGCTGGCTCCGCCACCTGTGGGTGATCCCAAGACGCTGACGACGGTCTATCGCACCTATGACAACGGCGCGTGTTGCAACTCGCTGCCGATGCCGGCGTATCGCGATCTGCGCGACCAGGCGAAGAGCTTTCAGGGGATGGCTGCGATTTACGAGCTGATCCCAGCGGCGATGGGCGCGCCAGGAAAGGAGCCCGCGCGCGAGTGGGGCCAGGCGGTCACGGCGAACTTCTTTGACGTGATTCAACTTCGCATGGCGCAAGGCCGCGGTTTTGCCCAAGACGAAGACGCCGCGCAGGTTGTGGTGCTGGGTTATGACCTGTGGAGGCAACACTTCAACAGTGACCCGTCGATTGTGGGCCAACCAGTGACGTTAGGCGGCCTGCCATTCACTGTAGTGGGTGTAGCCTCGAAGGGTTTTCGCGGAGTTGATCTTGTGTTGGATCCAAGCTTCTGGGTGCCGCTTGGAACGCTGCCCCGTCTGTCGGCCGGCTCGCCGAATCCTGAGTCACGCACGACCCAGTGGCTGCGCGTAGCTGCGAGATTGGAGCCAGGCGTAACAGAGGCGCAGGCGGCTGCCGAGATACAGATCATTGGCGAGCGCCTGGCAAAGGAGCATCCCGAGACTGAGAAGGGAGACAATTTCAAGCTTTGGCCTCCGGGAACGATCGGACCGCGCGATTCCGGAACGCTGCATGCCTTTCTGGCTGGTCTTCTGGTCGTGGTGCTGTTGGTGTTGTGCATCGCGTGCGCGAATGTGGCAAATCTGCTATTGGAGCAGGGCGCGCGACGACAGCGCGAGATGGCAGTCCGTCTGGCGCTGGGCGCGGGCCGCTTGCAACTACTGCGGCAGATGCTGATTGAGAGTGTGCTGCTCTCGTTAGGCGGCGGCGTGTGCGGTGTATTGCTCTCGCTATGGGCGACGACGAGGCTTTCCATGATGCATCCGCCTGCGCCTGTGCCACTGGACTTCGCAGTACATGTTGATTGGCGCGTGTTGGTGTATGCGTTTGTGCTGAGTCTCGCGGCGGGGATGTTGTGTGGATTTGTTCCAGCGTGGCGCGCATCGCGACCGAAGATGCCGAATGCGTTGAAGGGTGAGGATGCTCTGGCGCGACCGGGAAGCAAGTGGAGCCTGCGTGATGTGCTCGTTGTAACGCAGGTGACGCTCTCCGTAGTTTTGTTGTGTGGCGCGGGGTTGTTCCTGCGTAGCATGGAGAGCGCCGCGAAGATCGACACGGGCTTCCGTTCGCGCGGTGTGTTGATGATGGGCGTGGATGTCCCGCAGAAGACGTATACAGCGGAGAAGACGATTCAACTGCTCACGCAGGTGCGTGAACGGATGATGAGTCTTCCAGGTGTGATCTCCGCGACAACGACGGATGGCTTGCCCCTTTCCGGCGGACATCGCAGCGATGGATTTGAGGCGGTGGGCTTGCCGAAGCCGGATCAAGATGTGAAGAGTGTCGAGCTGTACATGGCGGGGCCGCAGTATATGGAGACGATGGGCGTTCCGATCTTGCGGGGGCATGAACTGGGAGAAGAAAATCCGGCCGCACCGAAAACCGCTGTGGTGAACCAGGAGTTTGTGCGCGAGATCATGCATGGAGTTGAGCCGATCGGAAGGACGGTGCGCAGCGGCGATGTGAACTACCAGATCGTTGGCTTGGTCAAAGACACGAAGGCGCGCACGATCGGCGAGGAGCAAAGGCCTGTGCTCTTTCGCTCAATTAGCCAGGCAGTAGAGAAAGACCCTTCCTCTGATGGCTATTTCTTCATCGTCCGCTATGAGGGAGATGCGGCTGCGCTGGCGGCGGCGATGCGCAATGCGATTCACGCGCAAGATGCGTCACTCGCGACCTTCAGCACGAAGACGATGGAGGAGCATGTGCGCGAAGCATTGTTCCTCCCACGTCTCGTCAGCACGCTGTTCGGTGTCTTCGGAATTGCAGGGCTCTTGCTTGCTTCGGTCGGCCTATACGGGGTGATGAGTTACTCGGTAAGCCAGCGGACCAAGGAGATTGGCATTCGCATGGCGCTGGGTGCGAAGGCGGAGGAAGTGCAATCGTTCGTGGTGCGCGGCGGTATGAAACTGGCGATCCTCTCTGTGCTGCTGGGTGTGCCCGTTGCACTTGCCGGGGCTAAGCTGTCGACCAGTATGTTGTATGGCGTCCAGCCGTACGATGTGGCCACATTCACGGTCGTGCCCGTACTGATGCTTTTCGTGGCGCTGGGAGCTTGCTGGATTCCTTCGCGAAGAGCTTCTCACGTCGATCCGATGGTGGCGTTGCGCATGGAATGA
- a CDS encoding PadR family transcriptional regulator yields the protein MGEKPTELVAGTLEMLVLKTLALEPMHGYGIALRMEQLSDGVFRVNPGSLLPALGRMERASHIRGEWRVTENNRRAKYYTITEKGRKQLKTERAEWARQLTAIQWILEA from the coding sequence ATGGGAGAGAAACCGACGGAGCTGGTCGCTGGAACGCTGGAGATGCTTGTCTTGAAGACGCTGGCGCTCGAACCCATGCATGGGTATGGGATCGCGCTGCGGATGGAGCAGTTGAGCGATGGCGTGTTTCGCGTGAACCCAGGGTCGCTGCTGCCCGCGCTCGGTCGCATGGAGCGGGCAAGTCACATCAGGGGTGAGTGGCGGGTGACAGAGAACAACCGCCGCGCGAAGTACTACACGATTACGGAGAAGGGTCGCAAGCAACTGAAGACGGAGCGTGCGGAATGGGCGCGACAGCTTACCGCAATCCAATGGATTCTGGAGGCCTAG
- a CDS encoding glycerate kinase type-2 family protein, whose amino-acid sequence MKELAEIARTIFANSLKTVDLGRSVSSQVSVGADSLILAGAEIPLSEVDEVVTIAVGKAAATMVSAIEQPLNPVRGLRRRGIVVGPAQQKMDWANTEFFAGAHPIPDALSLAAARAALAMLNKVTDRSVVIFLISGGASAMMEQAIDESISPRDIASFYDALISYGLSIARMNALRKHVSAVKGGRLAEAASAARFQLTLLVSDVPASTPDTIGSGPTIPDSTTLADCLQILDELGQHSRIPNSIEVFLRSRKCPETPRANARIFSRSLWRTVLSSDDLAQAASVHARAAGFHAEIDNQCDEWDYRKAGIYLLERSRSLGEHHRRSCIISVGEISVELPANPGVGGRNGHFALWCGVQAASLHEDVTIFSAGSDGIDGSSSAAGAVCDQHSADEALKLGLSIEAALLEFNTTPLLSAIGASVLCGPTGNNLRDLRLLLRSS is encoded by the coding sequence GTGAAGGAACTAGCAGAGATCGCGCGGACTATCTTCGCCAACTCACTCAAAACGGTTGATCTGGGACGAAGTGTCTCCTCGCAGGTCTCGGTCGGCGCGGACTCCCTCATTCTTGCGGGGGCAGAGATTCCTCTCTCTGAAGTCGATGAAGTCGTCACGATTGCCGTCGGCAAAGCCGCCGCCACTATGGTTTCGGCCATCGAACAGCCTCTCAATCCTGTGCGCGGACTTAGGCGTCGTGGAATTGTCGTCGGACCTGCGCAACAAAAAATGGACTGGGCCAACACCGAATTCTTTGCAGGCGCGCATCCCATCCCGGACGCTCTCTCTTTGGCCGCAGCCCGCGCCGCGCTCGCGATGCTGAACAAGGTGACGGATCGAAGCGTCGTCATCTTCCTCATCAGCGGTGGCGCATCCGCCATGATGGAGCAGGCGATCGACGAGTCAATCTCTCCTCGTGACATCGCTTCCTTCTACGACGCGCTGATCAGCTACGGCCTTTCGATTGCGCGCATGAACGCTCTGCGCAAGCACGTCTCGGCGGTGAAGGGCGGTCGCCTGGCCGAGGCCGCTTCAGCAGCCCGCTTTCAACTGACACTGCTCGTCTCGGACGTTCCGGCATCCACTCCCGACACCATCGGATCAGGCCCGACAATCCCCGACAGCACGACGCTAGCGGACTGCCTCCAGATATTGGACGAGTTGGGTCAGCACTCACGCATCCCTAACAGCATTGAGGTATTTCTTCGGAGCCGAAAGTGCCCGGAGACACCTCGCGCGAACGCACGCATCTTTTCCCGTTCTTTGTGGCGAACGGTGCTTTCAAGTGATGACCTCGCCCAAGCAGCGTCTGTCCACGCGCGTGCCGCAGGCTTCCACGCCGAGATTGATAACCAATGCGATGAATGGGATTACCGGAAGGCTGGAATCTACCTGCTCGAACGCAGCAGAAGCCTGGGCGAGCACCATCGGCGAAGCTGCATCATCTCCGTAGGCGAGATCAGTGTCGAGTTGCCTGCAAACCCTGGTGTGGGCGGACGAAACGGACACTTTGCCCTTTGGTGCGGTGTGCAGGCCGCTTCACTGCATGAAGACGTCACGATCTTCAGTGCCGGCTCCGACGGCATTGACGGGAGCAGCAGCGCTGCAGGTGCAGTCTGTGATCAACATTCCGCTGACGAGGCATTGAAACTGGGTCTCTCCATAGAGGCGGCGTTGCTCGAGTTCAATACCACTCCTTTGCTGAGTGCGATCGGTGCATCCGTCCTCTGCGGTCCGACGGGAAACAACCTTCGCGATCTGCGACTGCTCCTGAGATCCTCCTGA
- a CDS encoding MFS transporter: protein MIALQIEPHAAILRLFQGEVLSLSSRASNLTPPRLPPHPETVDTADAIKTLAVLDRRWWYVLPAVFITYSLAYLDRANYGFGAAAGLAASLRIDGRQSSLLSALFFLGYFIFQVPGVMLARKRSATRLVALSLVAWGTLAAMTGVLGSFWMLALVRFLLGVAESFIFPAMLLLITRWFTRQERSRANTILMLANPITVLWMSTITGFLIQSIGWQRTFILEGIPSILWAFGWIAIIRDRPGQATWMTTEASAALEAQLDAEQSSIAPVGGVWAALLRRDVLLLIAAYFCWSLGVYGFVLWLPTMVRQGAALSMGRTGLLSAAPYLVAVLLMLLVARRSDRTLRRVSLVWPFLLSAGLGLFFSFAFARTSFALAFAGLVVAGACMYVPYGPFFAVVPELVPRNVTAEVLATINSSGALGGFFGSYTVGWLQAVTGSSRAGYLLMAMSLVCSAILMLCLRDPASSGRGKVI, encoded by the coding sequence ATGATCGCCTTACAGATTGAACCTCATGCAGCGATTCTTCGCTTGTTCCAAGGAGAAGTCCTGAGCCTCTCTAGCCGCGCTTCCAATTTAACGCCTCCCCGGCTTCCGCCGCATCCAGAGACAGTCGATACGGCCGATGCGATAAAGACGCTTGCGGTCCTCGATCGGCGATGGTGGTATGTGCTTCCCGCCGTCTTCATCACGTACAGCCTCGCTTATCTGGATCGAGCCAACTACGGGTTCGGCGCTGCGGCTGGCCTGGCCGCGAGCCTCCGGATCGATGGCAGGCAGAGTTCGCTGCTGAGCGCGCTGTTCTTCCTGGGCTACTTCATCTTTCAGGTGCCCGGCGTGATGCTTGCCCGCAAGCGGAGCGCGACCCGGCTTGTGGCGCTCTCGCTTGTTGCCTGGGGAACTTTGGCCGCCATGACGGGAGTGCTTGGCAGCTTCTGGATGCTCGCCCTTGTAAGATTTCTGCTTGGCGTTGCAGAGAGCTTCATCTTCCCTGCGATGTTGCTCCTCATCACGCGCTGGTTCACCCGGCAGGAGCGGTCGCGCGCCAATACGATTCTGATGCTTGCGAATCCGATCACCGTTCTGTGGATGTCAACCATTACAGGCTTTCTCATTCAATCGATCGGGTGGCAGCGAACGTTCATCCTCGAAGGCATTCCTTCCATCCTCTGGGCGTTTGGGTGGATCGCGATCATCCGCGACCGGCCCGGACAGGCGACGTGGATGACGACTGAAGCTTCGGCGGCGCTTGAAGCACAACTGGACGCCGAACAGAGTTCGATCGCGCCGGTCGGCGGCGTTTGGGCGGCTTTGCTCCGACGCGATGTTCTTCTTCTGATTGCGGCGTACTTCTGCTGGAGCCTCGGGGTCTATGGCTTTGTTCTCTGGCTCCCAACCATGGTCCGACAGGGCGCGGCACTCTCGATGGGAAGGACCGGTCTGCTGTCGGCAGCGCCTTATCTTGTGGCCGTTCTACTGATGCTGCTCGTCGCGCGCAGGTCGGATCGGACACTGCGCCGGGTCTCGCTGGTCTGGCCGTTTCTGCTGAGTGCTGGCCTGGGCCTCTTCTTCTCCTTTGCGTTTGCGCGGACAAGCTTTGCGCTTGCCTTCGCTGGACTTGTCGTCGCCGGGGCTTGCATGTACGTGCCGTATGGTCCCTTTTTCGCGGTGGTTCCGGAGCTTGTGCCGCGCAACGTTACCGCAGAGGTCCTTGCAACGATCAATAGTTCAGGCGCTCTGGGTGGTTTCTTTGGCAGCTACACGGTTGGCTGGCTGCAGGCCGTCACGGGCAGCTCGCGTGCGGGATATCTCCTGATGGCGATGTCGCTGGTTTGCTCGGCTATCCTGATGCTCTGCCTGCGCGACCCGGCTTCATCAGGCAGAGGGAAGGTGATCTAG
- a CDS encoding YjhG/YagF family D-xylonate dehydratase, with translation MLTDTEILDSSPSLFADVKTHAPGPSGSLPITPEMLLNQPSGNLFGLSQNAGMGWEPARLLDPEFLILSTHGGMRAQDGTAIALGFHTGHWEVGLLVAEAARELRNHHAIPFAGACTDPCDGRTQGTAGMLDSLAYRNDAAMVLRRLMRSLPTRKGVLGIATCDKGLPAMMMALASSGSYPSILVPGGVTLLPEDGEDAGKIQTIGARYAQNQITLEYAAEMGCKTCASPGGGCQFLGTAATAQVVGEALGLSLPHTALAPSGQPIWLDAATRSARALLRMAELGVGTRDILTPAALRNVMVVHAAFGGSTNLLLHIPAIAHAAGLPRPTKEDWEAINRQVPRLVDALPNGPHGYATVQVFLAGGVPEVMLHLREAGLLDTTVRTASGNTLDEVLDWWRQSERRAALRARLTDINGIDPDDVILSPSRARASGMTATVCFPSGNLAPEGSVIKSTSIDPSLIDEDGVYRHIGSARVFITEAAAIDAIKRGNVSHGDVIVLICGGPAGAGMQEIYQVTSALKNLPFCKHVAVLTDARFSGVSTGACIGHISPEALAGGPIGKVLEGDVIEIGIDTRALHGSVDLVGEADDRFTPDEGRRRLKARVPRPDLAAHPDLPDDTRLWAALTNASGGVWGGCVYDTDSILAQLERGAETEAQHQVKRKIDA, from the coding sequence ATGCTCACTGACACCGAGATCCTCGATAGTAGCCCTTCGCTCTTCGCCGACGTAAAGACCCATGCGCCGGGTCCGAGCGGTTCGCTGCCCATCACTCCCGAGATGCTGCTGAACCAACCCTCGGGCAATCTCTTCGGCCTGTCGCAAAACGCCGGCATGGGGTGGGAGCCCGCACGGCTACTTGATCCTGAGTTTCTTATTCTGAGCACGCATGGCGGGATGCGCGCACAGGATGGCACCGCCATCGCGCTCGGATTTCACACCGGCCACTGGGAGGTCGGGCTGCTGGTGGCGGAGGCAGCGCGTGAACTTCGCAATCATCACGCTATTCCTTTTGCCGGCGCATGCACGGACCCCTGCGATGGACGAACACAAGGCACGGCGGGGATGCTCGATTCGCTGGCCTATCGCAACGACGCGGCCATGGTGCTGCGCCGGCTGATGCGGTCGCTGCCGACGCGGAAGGGTGTGCTCGGCATCGCCACATGCGACAAGGGACTGCCTGCGATGATGATGGCGCTTGCTTCCTCGGGCAGCTATCCCAGCATTCTCGTTCCCGGCGGAGTGACGCTGCTGCCCGAAGACGGCGAGGATGCAGGGAAGATCCAGACCATCGGGGCGCGCTATGCACAGAACCAGATCACACTGGAGTATGCGGCGGAGATGGGGTGCAAGACGTGCGCCTCTCCGGGCGGCGGCTGTCAGTTTTTAGGTACCGCGGCTACGGCGCAAGTTGTCGGCGAAGCGCTTGGGCTCTCGCTGCCGCACACGGCGCTTGCGCCTTCGGGCCAGCCTATTTGGCTCGACGCGGCGACACGTTCCGCACGGGCTCTGCTGCGCATGGCCGAGCTGGGAGTCGGCACACGCGACATCCTCACGCCTGCTGCCCTGCGCAACGTGATGGTGGTTCACGCAGCTTTTGGAGGATCGACCAACCTGCTGCTTCACATCCCGGCCATCGCTCACGCCGCAGGTCTTCCTCGTCCGACCAAGGAGGACTGGGAGGCGATCAACCGGCAGGTTCCGCGTCTGGTCGATGCCTTGCCTAACGGCCCGCACGGCTATGCGACGGTGCAGGTATTTCTTGCCGGAGGTGTACCCGAGGTGATGCTTCATCTGCGCGAGGCTGGCCTGCTCGACACTACGGTGCGTACGGCGTCAGGCAATACGCTCGATGAGGTTCTCGACTGGTGGAGGCAAAGCGAGCGACGGGCTGCGCTTCGAGCGCGGCTGACGGATATCAATGGGATAGATCCCGATGATGTCATTCTCTCACCCAGCCGCGCACGCGCGAGCGGTATGACTGCTACGGTCTGCTTCCCGTCTGGCAATCTCGCGCCGGAAGGCTCGGTCATCAAGAGTACCTCCATCGATCCATCGCTCATCGATGAGGACGGCGTGTACCGGCACATTGGCTCGGCGCGCGTCTTCATCACCGAGGCTGCTGCGATCGATGCGATAAAGCGAGGCAACGTCTCACACGGCGACGTGATTGTCCTTATCTGTGGCGGGCCTGCTGGCGCCGGCATGCAGGAGATCTACCAGGTCACCTCCGCACTCAAGAATCTGCCCTTCTGCAAACACGTCGCGGTACTGACCGATGCTCGTTTCAGTGGTGTGTCGACCGGCGCGTGCATTGGGCACATCTCTCCTGAGGCTCTCGCTGGAGGGCCAATCGGCAAGGTGCTCGAGGGCGATGTGATTGAGATCGGCATCGACACCCGAGCGCTGCATGGCTCCGTCGACCTGGTCGGCGAAGCGGATGACCGATTCACTCCGGACGAAGGCCGCCGGCGCCTCAAAGCACGCGTACCGCGTCCGGATCTCGCAGCACATCCCGACCTTCCCGATGACACACGACTCTGGGCGGCGCTGACAAACGCAAGCGGCGGTGTCTGGGGCGGCTGCGTGTATGACACAGATAGCATCCTTGCCCAGTTGGAACGCGGTGCTGAGACAGAAGCGCAACACCAAGTTAAAAGGAAGATCGACGCATGA
- a CDS encoding fumarylacetoacetate hydrolase family protein: MKLYRTTQGILAEAEGSFHTLPDRSWSELLADPDLLSIVRQATETAPVQLDAVSVLAPIVDQEVWAAGVTYFRSRDARIAESKEAGGSSFYDRVYAAERPELFFKAAGWRVIGPDGAVSIRSDASWSVPEPELTLVINPSGKIVGYTIGNDMSSRDIEGENPLYLPQAKVYNGSCALGPAILLADESLPKSTSIEIEIQRKNAVVFSGDTTLAELKREPTQLVEYLFRDQHFPHGVFLMTGTGIVPSDHFTLLSGDVIRISISGIGVLKNYVG, from the coding sequence ATGAAGCTCTACAGAACTACTCAAGGCATCCTGGCCGAAGCTGAAGGCAGCTTCCACACTCTTCCGGATAGAAGCTGGAGCGAACTTCTCGCCGACCCAGACCTGCTCTCAATCGTGCGGCAGGCGACCGAGACTGCACCGGTCCAACTGGACGCGGTATCTGTTCTCGCCCCGATTGTCGACCAAGAGGTTTGGGCGGCGGGAGTCACTTACTTTCGCAGCCGGGATGCTCGCATCGCCGAGAGCAAGGAGGCCGGTGGAAGCTCCTTTTATGATCGTGTCTATGCCGCCGAACGCCCTGAACTGTTCTTCAAGGCTGCAGGCTGGCGGGTGATAGGCCCCGACGGTGCAGTGAGTATTCGGTCCGATGCAAGCTGGTCGGTGCCCGAGCCTGAGCTAACGCTGGTGATCAATCCGTCGGGAAAGATCGTGGGCTATACGATCGGCAATGACATGAGTTCGCGCGATATTGAGGGCGAAAATCCGCTCTATCTGCCGCAGGCCAAGGTCTACAACGGTAGCTGCGCGCTGGGCCCAGCGATCCTCCTTGCCGACGAATCTCTCCCCAAATCAACCAGCATCGAGATTGAGATTCAGCGCAAGAATGCAGTTGTCTTTAGCGGAGACACGACTCTCGCCGAGCTGAAACGAGAGCCGACCCAGCTTGTTGAGTACCTCTTTCGCGACCAGCACTTTCCGCATGGTGTCTTCCTGATGACCGGCACAGGCATTGTCCCGAGCGATCACTTCACCCTGTTATCCGGCGACGTCATCCGCATTTCAATCTCCGGAATCGGTGTTCTCAAAAATTACGTTGGATGA
- a CDS encoding MFS transporter → MIKVVPRIRVRYFLGFWLFILSGVAFLDRTNISIAGLDISRDYGLNNQSLGWVFSAFLIGYAGFQLPAGILAARFGPRWVLTLGVLWWGVATALITALPTGTEHTLGLLIAVRFLLGAGEAVIYPAANQFVASWIPQNERGVMNGLIFAGVGAGSGLTPPLLTWIILGEGWRAAFWFSAFVGCAAGMVWWVFARDNPEEHPGVSRAELKEIRSGLTFDSRDGKRTGERAISWRALFARRDLAALMAGYFSFGYIAWVFFSWFFLYMAQVRGVNLKLSARYAMLPFLCMTVFCLVGGSLSDRLTKRFGLRFGRCYLAAASLLVTAAFLIVGSQVSSPQWAGIILAGGAGALYMSQSSFWSVSVDIAGRSSSVFSSLVNMAGQFGGALTATMTPWIAQRFGWTTSFGVAAAMAVVGSLCWLVVHPERALED, encoded by the coding sequence ATGATCAAGGTCGTACCTCGAATCCGCGTTCGTTACTTTCTCGGATTCTGGCTGTTCATTCTCAGTGGCGTTGCCTTTCTTGATCGAACCAACATTTCGATCGCCGGTCTGGACATTAGCCGCGACTATGGCCTGAACAACCAGTCACTGGGATGGGTCTTTTCAGCATTCCTGATCGGATACGCGGGCTTTCAGTTGCCGGCCGGGATTCTGGCGGCGCGCTTCGGTCCCCGGTGGGTGCTGACCCTTGGGGTGCTCTGGTGGGGCGTGGCAACGGCGTTGATCACTGCCCTGCCGACCGGCACTGAGCACACCCTCGGGCTGCTCATCGCGGTACGGTTTCTGCTCGGCGCGGGCGAGGCGGTGATCTATCCCGCGGCGAACCAGTTTGTCGCGTCATGGATTCCACAGAATGAACGCGGTGTGATGAACGGCCTTATCTTTGCAGGAGTTGGAGCCGGCAGCGGCCTCACTCCCCCGCTGCTGACGTGGATCATTCTGGGTGAAGGCTGGCGCGCGGCATTCTGGTTCAGCGCGTTTGTGGGTTGCGCGGCGGGTATGGTCTGGTGGGTGTTCGCACGGGACAATCCTGAGGAGCATCCGGGCGTCTCGCGCGCGGAGCTGAAGGAGATCCGGTCGGGCCTTACATTCGATTCGCGTGATGGCAAGCGAACAGGCGAGAGAGCCATCTCCTGGAGAGCGCTCTTCGCCCGGCGCGACCTTGCAGCCTTAATGGCGGGATACTTCAGCTTCGGGTATATCGCATGGGTCTTCTTCAGCTGGTTCTTTTTGTACATGGCCCAGGTACGCGGCGTGAATCTCAAGCTGAGCGCGCGCTACGCGATGCTCCCGTTCCTGTGTATGACGGTCTTCTGTCTGGTGGGCGGATCTCTTTCCGACCGGCTGACAAAACGGTTCGGACTGCGATTCGGACGTTGCTATCTCGCGGCTGCATCGTTACTGGTGACCGCAGCGTTCCTCATCGTCGGTTCCCAGGTAAGCAGCCCGCAGTGGGCCGGAATCATCCTCGCCGGCGGAGCGGGAGCCCTCTATATGTCGCAGAGCAGCTTCTGGTCCGTCTCGGTCGACATCGCGGGCCGAAGCTCAAGCGTATTCTCTTCGCTGGTAAACATGGCGGGGCAGTTTGGCGGAGCCTTGACCGCGACCATGACGCCATGGATCGCGCAAAGGTTCGGCTGGACGACGTCGTTCGGCGTCGCGGCAGCGATGGCGGTCGTGGGCTCACTCTGCTGGCTGGTGGTTCATCCGGAGCGTGCGCTTGAGGACTGA